The DNA window ACCTGCTCCTCCGAAGAAATCGCAGAGAGAACAACTTCAAGCCCGTCTTGGAGTCGATTCGAAACTTGGTCTTGTCGGGCGCCCCTGTTCCGTCGTGGCTGCATGAGGTTTTCTTGGGCTACGGCGATCCAGCAGGAGCCAACCACAGGAATTTACCCCACCGTATCAAGAAGCTTGACCACCGCGACACCTTTCTTGACTGGCAGCATCTCGTGGAAAGCCTTCCTGGAAAGATCATAGAGCCTAGCGACGACGTGTCCAGCAGCTTTGGCCCCCCGTACGTTCTTGAGGAAGTATCGAATCCAATAGAGGCGCAAGCAGGCAAACCATCCAAGAAACGACGGAGAGATGCTGAACCGACTCTCAAAGCAGAGGTTGAAACACTTAAAGTTTCCACATACGAGCCATCGAATAATGGCCCATATCCCATCGATACACCGAAGCTGAACACGGTTCGTTTTACGCCAGCCCAGGTCGAAGCGATCATGTCTGGGACTCAGCCCGGACTTACGgtcatcgtcggcccccCCGGGACAGGAAAGACGGATGTGGCGACACAGATTATCAACAACATCTACCACAATTTCCCAGAGCAAAAGACGCTGCTTATTGCCCACAGCAACCAGGCGTTGAACCAATTGTTTGCCAAAATTGTCGCACTCGACATCGATGAGAGACACTTGCTCCGTTTGGGtcacggcgaggaggatcTTGCCACAGATGGCAGCTTCAGCAAGCATGGACGTGTTGAGTCCTTCTTGGACAACCGCCAGCGGTTCTTGGCCGAAGTAAAGAAGCTGGCTTTGAGCCTTGGAGCCCCCGGCGCCCACGACAACTCGGCCGAGACTGCAGGTTACTTCAACAAGGTGTATGTGCAGCCAGCGTGGACCGGATTCTTGCAAACGGCAGAGTCCGAAGACTCGACGGCTCAAGATATCCTGCAAAGCTTTCCGTTTTATGGGTATTTCGCGGATGCTCCGCAGCCATTGTTTCCCACAGAGGCGGATAAAGCTCAGGCTTTGGAGATTGCGAATGGTTGTTATCGGCACATTGCGAGGATTTTCTCGGAGCTGGAAGATATCATTCCCTTTGAGATTCTCCGTCGTGAGCGGGACAAGGCCAACTACTTGCTCACCAATGAGGcccgcatcatcgccatgaCGACCACACATGCCGCTATTCGACGAGGCGAGATCTCGTCTCTCGGTTTTCACTACGACAACGTCGTGATGGAGGAGGCTGCACAGATAACAGAGATTGAGACATTCATGCCTCTGGCGATGCAGAAGCCTGTCAACGGGCAGATGCCTCTTCAGAGGGTTGTTCTCTGCGGCGATCACTTCCAGAACTCCCCTGTCATCCAGAGCCTGGCCTTCCGCCACTACGCCAACCTGGAGCAGTCGCTCTTCTCGAGACTTGTGCGTCTGGGCGTCCCAACGGTCACACTTGACCAGCAAGGCAGAGCGCGGCCATCCATTGCAAAATTGTACCAGTGGCGATACCCCAAACTGGATAGCCTGCCAGAGGTTGAGAATCAGGCTGTGTTTCAACGGGCCAACGCTGGCTTCAAGTTTGACTATCAGTTCATTGATGTGCCTCCATACAAGGGCAAGGGAGAGTCGGAGCCGACGCCACACTTCATTCAAAACCTGGGCGAGGCCGAATACGCCGTGGCGATCTATCAGTATATGAGGCTGCTCGGCTATCCTGCGGAGAAAATTACGATCCTGACGACGTATGCTGGGCAGAGAGCATTGGTCAGAGATGTACTGTCTCATCGATGCGCGAGGAACCCCATATTTGGTCTGCCCAAGGCAGTCGCGACGGTAGACAAATATCAGGGTGAGCAGAACGACTGTAAGTGTAACTCAACAGCCTGCAAGAACTGTCATCCGACTGACGACGTGACATAGATATTATCCTGTCGCTTACACGGACGTCGCGCGTGGGCTACCTTCGGGATGTGCGCCGCATGACAGTGGCAGTGTCGCGTGCTAGGCTGGGGCTGTATGTGTTGGGTCGGCGCGAAGTTTTCGAAGCTTGCCCGGAGCTGCGACCGGCATTTGACCTCTTATTAGAGCGGCCAGACAAGCTCATGCTCGTGACGGGCGAGCTTTGGCCAACCGAGCGGCCCAACGCGGAAGACGGGGCGCCCTTGGACGGAGAGGTCCCCATGGAGAGTGTGGAGCACCTCGGCCAGTACGTATTCGAGATGACCAAGACGAAATTGAAGCAGCTGCAGGGGGAACAGGGCACCGCCTTCACGGCGGAGCCTacagccgctgctgcagagGATTCACAGGGCACGTATTACGAtcatgacgaggaggacgagcaggtgcTGGAGCCGGACATTCTAGAAGTGCGAGAGGGAGACAAGTCATAGGCGCAGCAGGGTGTTGTGGTTGCTTTGAGCCTTGCAGAAAGGCCATGTATTATTGCTCGTGCGCCTGCTTTGGTACAAGAAGAATGATgacgccatcggcggccgaCTCATGTTCAAATAAAGGACGACTCTATGTATGCACTGTAGTATGGATCTGCAGGGCCTCTGTTCGACAGAGGCGGACACATGCCGTCCGCGGGGAAGCATGTACTACACGATGCGAATTTTGACAAGGATGTAGATGCAAGCAAGCGCGCTAGAGTATTTTTGGGTCGCGAAGCATGCACCTGTACGATCGCCCGTGAGTCACCCAGGAGCCTTGAGGCGACTCTGACGTGGTTTACATTCATGGGTGCAGAGGGAGAAACGCAAGCCAAGCGGAAGCCCGGCTGGTGAGCCTGGGAAACATGGCGCGGAGTTAACGGAGCCTAGGGCGTTTGCTACGGCCTTGTGGCGCAGGGCGAGGCAAAGgcgagggcaggcagggcttGCCCGCGAcagtgctgctgcaccgTGTGGTGGACGGCGGTTATGACGATTCGACGCACAGCTTTGGATTGCTTCGGTTGGCTGGCTCGCGTGGTACACGTACAGAAGTACTAACTTAGTTACAAATAGTCGGCAATGCGGACAAGAAGTCTACTTttgtacgtactttgtacgtcGTCGTAGGTCAGGCGCGCCGGACCGCCGCTGTTCGTGACCAtagagggagggggggacaCGTCAAGGCGAGGCCAGgcgatggcatggatgggttCCTTGACGTCGggtcggagacggcggcgcggtcgcgACTCAGTCACGGGCCTTGGGTTGGGCTGgggggtcgacgacgaaacGAAACCCTGGCGGGGGGAGGCGAAAAGGGaagaggaggtggaggagggtggtGTCGGGCGAATGACGGCAGCGGTTCGAAATCAAAATGCAGACTCTGAGAGTCTGGGGTTCGCCGGACCGAGCCTCCGCTccaccggcgacgtcggctgctgcagctggctgggccATGGTGCGTAAGGAAGGAAGGTACCTCGCTATCTGCGAGTACATATACGTAGTACGGAGTAGTGGGCACAGGAATAGATTAGTAGACAGCCCTTCTGGAACACAAGGTTGCTTGTGCTTTGGGAAACTCGGCATTCTACGTACAGAcgtatacttcgtacatgaggctcccccccccttcctttccCCTGACGCCGGTACCATGCGCTGGTCCCCTGGCGAACGGGCCTTCGCAGTGCCCAAGCTCAGTCGCGCAGGGCAGCCAAAGCGACACGGCCCGGCAGCCTAGTGTCGATGGCCAAATCTGGTACACAATTACCCACGACAAAGACTGATCTGGGGgaataataataataataatgCACCATCTgggagcgaggcggcgattCGTCGcacagcgcgccgccgccacgctcggtacagggaaggggggggtcCCATTGTGTCGGTTTGTTTGTCTCTGAATTCCATTCTTGAATACGCCAGCGCCAGACCCTGCCGCCTccacgacggcaacggcgtctCTGTGATAAGTTGCAGAGGGCCTTCTTCGCACGCCGCGGGCTATAATGCCAACACACAGCGACACTCGTCGCGGTGTCCTTAGGTACCCATGAAGGACTTTCCCCAGCAGCAAAGACATGTGACGGTACTCGGTACAacacgccgcggcgacggccgcccgaGAATCGTCAGCCTTGCCACGGATTCTTTGCATAGACTAGCTGAAGGCACGTCACTCACACATTCCAACTGAcagcaggcgggcgtgccCCATTCGCTCGCTTCCCACTGTGTTTGCTTTTTTGTCGATTTTTGCGCCGTTGTGGTTTCTATGTACCACTTGCTTTTGTGTGCCTGGCTGTCGACCCAACCGGCCCAGtgtcgcgggcgcgcgttGCGTGCGCCCCAGGGCTTGGAAGAACAAACCCACAGAGATGCAAgacgggagagagagagcagcaAAAATCCTTGCACATTCGGCCAacacacccccccccccccccctcctcccccaaaACAAAAGCAGGTCAGCTCTTTCTTTATCCACGACAGAAGAGTCCATCACTGTCGGCCCTTTCACCACCGTCAGTCCCCCCGCATGGGTGTGACAGGCTCCTCCGAAAGTTGCACCATCCAAGTTTGGCGCGTCGCGTATGGCACGGCGGGTGGCCCGTGCCGTTCGGGCACTGTTGCGTGTTACCCTTCCTTGCAACTACTACATACCTTGCCTGCTTCGTACGTACAACGTGGCCGACAGCGACACATGCGGGCTGTACAAGTCAAGTAAACTC is part of the Purpureocillium takamizusanense chromosome 7, complete sequence genome and encodes:
- a CDS encoding uncharacterized protein (EggNog:ENOG503NVK3~COG:L), coding for MPNAKRQKGGSGAAKTRKTQEPVQDLKDGRPTPAEVEEEEHQFVQLARKYWLKSGRTAAKPKVKNDVLKQGIWDVLEREGFQHKSLVLLESLQTLESYLWPGYTEESSNYHVLLMALIVNVKRREHLETWSIFDDRPESFSSMFRRILSLMLDRTLSATVRTHLLCFLIFAFQNLDCAIVRKECAPLVSIGIWQNLSSENEREAHLDQAAHLRKAWRASLKRYEAADEPTKARLRFERSWLYSLLLDFLALLFDGNSKSDAALYCERFVEFISDLQSQLPTRRYVNALLQDLHLLPVMKLSPMYNDESNALLRDLHDLLSHYTYFTIDDQTGTQLGRTEAYDRHCAALGKLQRVALKHFKEKLTVLALSNYGAIDQRDELEALLAPLTDEELAELAALLGARISYPDSFKVPIDRKFLLEILIGKFERRKTFQEVAKDMALVPTEKTLFDAGFQRADTYDGSHPLALPKLNLQYLSAGDFLWRALVLYRLESYYGIRKDIESALRRLRPELRQPGETHFAGFSKMAMPISKPMVLEVVPPLVGDEHPSLVKAEVVVDVRRLGDNVRREWDSLRTDDVVFLLAVEPPPAKTVANGGDIQAEYEKLGILSVRAAEIVQITDDRGRHAREGAGNLDGKRRIQLKLDSRTYNRDAERAAAGKPDVYGRTNLLLRRNRRENNFKPVLESIRNLVLSGAPVPSWLHEVFLGYGDPAGANHRNLPHRIKKLDHRDTFLDWQHLVESLPGKIIEPSDDVSSSFGPPYVLEEVSNPIEAQAGKPSKKRRRDAEPTLKAEVETLKVSTYEPSNNGPYPIDTPKLNTVRFTPAQVEAIMSGTQPGLTVIVGPPGTGKTDVATQIINNIYHNFPEQKTLLIAHSNQALNQLFAKIVALDIDERHLLRLGHGEEDLATDGSFSKHGRVESFLDNRQRFLAEVKKLALSLGAPGAHDNSAETAGYFNKVYVQPAWTGFLQTAESEDSTAQDILQSFPFYGYFADAPQPLFPTEADKAQALEIANGCYRHIARIFSELEDIIPFEILRRERDKANYLLTNEARIIAMTTTHAAIRRGEISSLGFHYDNVVMEEAAQITEIETFMPLAMQKPVNGQMPLQRVVLCGDHFQNSPVIQSLAFRHYANLEQSLFSRLVRLGVPTVTLDQQGRARPSIAKLYQWRYPKLDSLPEVENQAVFQRANAGFKFDYQFIDVPPYKGKGESEPTPHFIQNLGEAEYAVAIYQYMRLLGYPAEKITILTTYAGQRALVRDVLSHRCARNPIFGLPKAVATVDKYQGEQNDYIILSLTRTSRVGYLRDVRRMTVAVSRARLGLYVLGRREVFEACPELRPAFDLLLERPDKLMLVTGELWPTERPNAEDGAPLDGEVPMESVEHLGQYVFEMTKTKLKQLQGEQGTAFTAEPTAAAAEDSQGTYYDHDEEDEQVLEPDILEVREGDKS